Proteins encoded by one window of Erythrobacter sp.:
- a CDS encoding TerC family protein, producing the protein MDIMALLTDPAAWLALLTLIALEVVLGIDNLIFIAILSNKLPEHQQQRARRIGLMLALVMRIGLLMLIGWIVTLQNPLFDLGLQGTPNDYGEPSFETAFSGRDLILLAGGLFLLWKATKEIHHSMEPEDNSGDLLDKTPGVAKAATATFGAVIAQIVAIDLVFSVDSILTAVGMTDDIPIMVAAVVITVTIMLFAADPLAGFIEKNPTLVMLALAFLVMIGVVLIADGFGFHVPKGYIYAAMGFSVGVEILNIVQRNRRARLAAAG; encoded by the coding sequence ATGGATATCATGGCCCTGCTTACCGATCCGGCCGCCTGGCTGGCCCTGCTCACCCTGATCGCGCTGGAGGTGGTGCTCGGCATCGACAACCTCATCTTCATCGCCATCCTGTCCAACAAGCTGCCCGAACACCAGCAGCAGCGGGCGCGGCGAATCGGATTGATGCTGGCGCTGGTGATGCGAATCGGGCTGCTGATGCTGATCGGCTGGATCGTCACCCTGCAGAACCCGCTGTTCGATCTGGGCCTGCAAGGCACGCCCAACGACTATGGCGAGCCGAGCTTCGAGACCGCCTTTTCCGGGCGGGACCTGATCCTGCTGGCTGGCGGGCTGTTCCTGCTGTGGAAGGCGACCAAGGAAATCCACCATTCGATGGAGCCGGAAGACAATTCGGGCGACCTGCTCGACAAGACCCCGGGCGTGGCAAAAGCGGCCACTGCCACTTTCGGCGCAGTGATCGCGCAGATCGTGGCGATCGATCTGGTGTTCTCGGTCGATTCGATTCTCACCGCCGTGGGCATGACCGACGACATCCCGATCATGGTTGCCGCCGTGGTCATCACCGTCACCATCATGCTGTTCGCCGCCGACCCGCTCGCGGGCTTCATCGAGAAGAACCCGACGCTGGTGATGCTGGCGCTGGCCTTCTTGGTGATGATCGGCGTGGTGCTGATCGCCGACGGCTTCGGCTTCCACGTGCCCAAGGGCTATATCTACGCGGCGATGGGCTTCTCGGTGGGGGTGGAGATACTCAACATCGTGCAGCGCAACCGGCGGGCGAGGTTGGCGGCGGCTGGGTGA
- a CDS encoding DNA polymerase Y family protein: MAIWACELALDRWRQAEPCKRGEGADAQPLVLIAETAHGPRIEAANAAGRAEGAARGMMLADARTLCPALQVRPSDPAGDLAFLERLAIWAQRWGPWSAIDAPDGLLVDVTAVAHLFGGERRLLADVTARCDARGLAVRAAIAPTAGAAWALAHHAPAGTILGPEEDIALRLADLPVAALRLDADVLLVLRRLGLKRLGDLTSLGLGVGEGASGRDAIHRRFRNRRSPAANPLIRMDQLAGRVPEPLLPVIPVSAPLVQRRLMEPIRHRELLDQVVADLAADMARVLEGRGEGARRLQLGLWRVDGEVVLRDLELAMATRDPAHVCRLFAARLDHVDAGFGIEMLRLRASWAEPLALAQADLEAAAEEHGTSLAACIDRLTVRLGRDAVQRPVLRASHIPERSVGWQPPLERESAQQEELAFHARPLKLLDRAERIAVLYASPDGYPRRFRWRGSLFDIARVEGPERIAPEWWREKGATRLRDYYRVEDATGRRYWIYRAGLAGDGRGGEPDWFLQGLCG, encoded by the coding sequence ATGGCGATCTGGGCCTGCGAGCTGGCGCTCGATCGCTGGCGGCAAGCTGAACCCTGCAAGCGCGGGGAAGGGGCCGATGCGCAGCCGCTGGTCCTGATCGCCGAAACCGCGCACGGCCCGCGCATCGAAGCTGCCAATGCGGCCGGGCGCGCGGAAGGCGCCGCCCGCGGGATGATGCTCGCCGATGCGCGCACGCTGTGCCCGGCTTTGCAGGTCCGCCCTAGCGATCCGGCAGGCGATCTCGCTTTCCTTGAGCGGCTGGCGATCTGGGCGCAGCGCTGGGGGCCGTGGAGCGCGATCGACGCGCCCGATGGGCTGCTGGTCGATGTCACCGCCGTGGCGCACCTGTTCGGCGGGGAACGCCGCCTGCTCGCCGATGTCACCGCCCGCTGCGATGCGCGCGGGCTGGCAGTGCGCGCCGCCATCGCGCCCACCGCCGGGGCGGCATGGGCGCTGGCACATCATGCTCCCGCAGGAACGATCCTCGGCCCGGAAGAGGATATCGCCCTGCGACTGGCGGACCTGCCGGTGGCGGCGCTGCGGCTCGATGCCGACGTGCTGCTGGTGCTGCGCCGCCTCGGCCTCAAGCGGCTCGGCGATCTCACCAGCTTAGGTTTGGGCGTGGGCGAGGGCGCGAGCGGGCGCGATGCCATTCACCGCCGCTTCCGCAACCGCCGCTCCCCCGCCGCCAATCCGCTGATTCGGATGGACCAGCTTGCCGGACGGGTGCCCGAACCGCTGCTCCCGGTGATCCCCGTCAGCGCCCCGCTGGTGCAGCGGCGCCTGATGGAGCCGATCCGCCACCGCGAGCTGCTCGACCAGGTGGTGGCAGACCTCGCCGCCGATATGGCCCGCGTGCTCGAAGGGCGGGGCGAAGGTGCGCGGCGGCTGCAACTGGGGCTGTGGCGGGTAGATGGCGAAGTGGTGCTGCGCGATCTCGAACTGGCCATGGCCACTCGCGATCCCGCGCACGTGTGCCGCCTGTTCGCCGCTCGGCTGGACCACGTCGATGCCGGGTTCGGGATCGAGATGCTGCGGCTGCGCGCCTCATGGGCCGAACCTCTCGCGCTGGCGCAGGCCGATCTCGAAGCGGCGGCGGAGGAACACGGCACTTCGCTCGCCGCCTGTATCGACCGGTTGACGGTGCGGCTGGGCAGGGACGCGGTGCAACGCCCGGTGCTGCGCGCCAGCCACATTCCCGAACGCAGCGTGGGCTGGCAACCGCCGCTCGAACGCGAATCGGCGCAACAGGAGGAACTGGCCTTCCACGCGCGGCCGCTGAAACTGCTCGACCGGGCAGAGCGGATCGCAGTGCTCTACGCCAGCCCCGACGGCTACCCCCGCCGATTCCGCTGGCGCGGTTCGTTGTTCGACATAGCTCGCGTGGAAGGCCCCGAACGCATCGCTCCCGAATGGTGGCGCGAGAAAGGCGCCACCCGCCTGCGCGATTACTACCGCGTGGAGGACGCCACGGGCCGCCGCTACTGGATCTACCGTGCGGGCCTCGCCGGAGACGGGCGGGGCGGGGAGCCTGACTGGTTCTTGCAGGGGCTGTGCGGGTGA
- a CDS encoding recA-like protein, translating into MDMAALPRAAELARAGASKGAANPRWHPGSKCPLHSEIFAPADDASGTGAALALALDGLRVRGAGKLGQGAEEGAVLWVQDEKARKLSGRPYRPGLPEALRHRLIHVAAKTSEDALFALEEGVRCRDLACVIGELAGNPKALSFTASRRLSLAAEKHNVPLFLIRLDAEPDLSSARMRWKVRAAPSAPPLWNTAAPGRPAWHAELFRARTHTPGEWILRDGNAFLAAERATPAHAPAAPDHGDLGLRAGARSLAAS; encoded by the coding sequence ATGGACATGGCAGCTCTCCCGCGTGCGGCGGAACTGGCGCGTGCCGGTGCCAGTAAAGGTGCCGCCAATCCGCGCTGGCATCCCGGCAGCAAGTGCCCGCTGCACAGCGAGATTTTCGCCCCTGCCGATGACGCGAGCGGGACGGGCGCGGCGCTGGCACTGGCGCTCGATGGTCTGCGCGTGCGCGGCGCGGGCAAGTTGGGCCAAGGAGCGGAAGAAGGCGCAGTATTGTGGGTACAGGATGAAAAGGCGCGCAAGCTCTCCGGCAGGCCCTATCGCCCCGGCCTGCCCGAAGCACTGCGCCACCGGTTGATCCATGTTGCCGCCAAGACGTCCGAGGACGCGCTGTTCGCGCTGGAGGAAGGCGTGCGCTGCCGCGATCTGGCCTGCGTGATCGGCGAACTGGCGGGCAATCCGAAGGCACTCTCCTTCACTGCCTCGCGCCGCCTCAGCCTTGCGGCGGAGAAGCACAATGTGCCGCTGTTCCTGATCCGGCTCGACGCAGAACCTGACCTCAGCTCGGCACGGATGCGCTGGAAGGTGCGCGCCGCCCCTTCCGCTCCGCCGCTGTGGAACACTGCCGCGCCCGGTCGTCCGGCTTGGCACGCCGAACTGTTCCGCGCCCGCACCCACACTCCCGGAGAATGGATATTGCGAGATGGAAACGCCTTCCTCGCCGCCGAACGCGCCACTCCCGCCCATGCTCCCGCCGCGCCGGATCATGGCGATCTGGGCCTGCGAGCTGGCGCTCGATCGCTGGCGGCAAGCTGA
- a CDS encoding pyridoxamine 5'-phosphate oxidase family protein: protein MSDTKELKQDFWKALNASPFVFLHLDNEPHNAVPMTAQLDKDADSEVWFFTRKDHTLAKGGPATATFAGKDNQLFARFSGTLSHERSRERLEKQWNQIIEAWFPGGKDDPNLLMLRMDLGQAEIWNSDLGFVDNVKMLLGFDSRDEAKKEHTETVL from the coding sequence ATGAGCGATACCAAGGAACTGAAGCAGGACTTCTGGAAGGCGCTGAACGCCAGCCCCTTCGTCTTCCTTCATTTGGATAACGAGCCGCACAATGCCGTGCCGATGACCGCGCAATTGGACAAGGATGCCGATAGCGAAGTGTGGTTCTTCACCCGCAAGGATCACACCTTGGCCAAGGGTGGCCCCGCCACCGCCACATTCGCGGGCAAGGACAACCAGCTGTTCGCACGCTTTTCCGGTACCCTGTCGCATGAGCGCAGCCGCGAGCGGCTGGAGAAGCAGTGGAATCAGATCATCGAGGCCTGGTTTCCGGGCGGGAAGGACGATCCCAACCTGCTGATGCTGCGAATGGATCTGGGCCAGGCCGAAATCTGGAACAGCGACCTAGGCTTTGTCGATAACGTAAAAATGCTGCTCGGCTTCGACAGCAGGGACGAAGCGAAGAAAGAGCACACTGAAACAGTGCTCTGA
- a CDS encoding amino acid permease, producing MIFDRIKPLDAILATAQKKSLHRSLGAFQLMLFGIGCIIGTGIFVLTAAGAQKAGPGLMLAFVIAGLVCIVAALCYAEIAAMIPVAGSAYTYSYATMGELLAWTVGWALILEYAIAASAVSVGWSGYFTGTILGDTFGISMPAWLTAGPLALGGAPGGFINLPAMIIALLVTWLLMVGTSESAKVNAVLVLIKVTALTAFIALTLTSSEFDPANFNPFLPAGVFGGWGTGVGAVGAAATIFFAYVGFDAVSTAAEETKNPQRNVPIGLVGSLLFCTVFYILVAAGAIGTIGGQPIMGPNGIPFPAGSEELARQCAMPLYADALVCSNEALAHVLRQIGFGAIGNMLGYAAILALPSVILVLLFAQTRIFFVMSRDGLLPEGLSKVHPKWRTPYVVTAITGVLVAVGAAFFPVGQLADIANAGTLYAFLMVAVAVMVLRRTDPARQRSFRVPALAIIGPLTILGCLFLFLNLPLEAMLVLPIWTVIGLAVYLGYSRRHSHLGKGIVEVVDDIGGQEHDFPIDTPSSHKPD from the coding sequence ATGATCTTCGATCGCATCAAACCGCTCGACGCCATTCTGGCGACAGCGCAAAAGAAATCTCTGCACCGTTCGCTCGGTGCATTCCAGCTGATGCTGTTCGGCATCGGCTGCATCATCGGCACCGGTATTTTCGTGCTGACGGCCGCCGGGGCGCAAAAGGCCGGGCCGGGACTGATGCTGGCCTTCGTTATAGCCGGTCTGGTCTGTATTGTTGCGGCGCTGTGCTACGCGGAAATCGCCGCGATGATCCCGGTAGCGGGTTCAGCCTATACCTACAGCTATGCAACAATGGGCGAATTGCTCGCCTGGACTGTAGGTTGGGCCTTGATCCTCGAATACGCGATTGCCGCTTCGGCGGTGTCGGTCGGTTGGTCGGGGTATTTTACCGGAACAATTCTGGGCGATACATTCGGAATATCGATGCCCGCCTGGCTCACGGCAGGACCGCTGGCGCTCGGCGGGGCGCCGGGTGGCTTCATCAATCTTCCCGCGATGATCATCGCCTTGCTGGTGACGTGGCTACTGATGGTGGGCACATCCGAAAGCGCCAAGGTCAACGCCGTGCTGGTGCTGATCAAGGTGACCGCGCTGACCGCCTTCATCGCGCTTACCCTGACGAGCAGTGAATTCGATCCGGCCAATTTCAATCCGTTCCTGCCCGCCGGTGTGTTCGGCGGCTGGGGAACCGGCGTTGGGGCGGTTGGCGCTGCGGCGACGATCTTCTTTGCCTATGTCGGTTTCGATGCGGTTTCGACGGCGGCGGAGGAGACGAAGAACCCTCAGCGTAACGTGCCCATCGGTCTGGTCGGCTCGTTGCTGTTCTGTACGGTATTCTACATCCTTGTCGCAGCGGGCGCGATCGGCACCATCGGCGGCCAGCCGATCATGGGGCCGAACGGTATTCCGTTCCCGGCCGGTTCCGAGGAACTGGCGCGCCAATGCGCCATGCCGCTTTATGCCGATGCACTGGTGTGTTCGAATGAAGCTCTGGCGCATGTGCTGCGGCAGATCGGTTTCGGTGCGATTGGCAACATGCTCGGCTATGCGGCGATCCTTGCCTTGCCTTCCGTCATCCTCGTGCTGCTGTTCGCGCAGACGCGCATCTTCTTCGTGATGAGCCGTGATGGCCTGCTTCCTGAAGGCCTGTCCAAGGTCCACCCCAAGTGGAGGACGCCCTATGTCGTAACGGCGATCACCGGTGTGCTGGTGGCCGTGGGCGCGGCATTCTTCCCGGTAGGTCAGCTTGCCGATATTGCCAATGCCGGTACGCTCTATGCTTTCCTGATGGTGGCAGTGGCGGTGATGGTGCTGCGGCGGACAGATCCGGCGCGGCAGCGTTCGTTCCGGGTTCCGGCGCTGGCAATCATCGGCCCGCTGACGATCCTTGGCTGCCTGTTCCTGTTCCTCAACCTGCCGCTGGAAGCGATGCTTGTGCTTCCCATCTGGACGGTGATCGGGCTGGCGGTCTACCTTGGTTACAGTCGGCGGCACAGCCACCTTGGCAAGGGGATTGTGGAAGTGGTCGATGATATCGGCGGGCAGGAGCACGATTTCCCGATTGATACGCCGAGCAGTCACAAACCGGACTGA
- a CDS encoding sodium-dependent transporter produces MALTQSGSTRDGWSSRSAFILAAIGSAVGLGNLWRFPAEAGANGGGAFVLFYIGCVILIGLPVLLSETLIGRHGQSSAPESVRRVASASRASPHWDILASIGVFSAFLILSFYCVVGGWVLYYMGIFIGDIFTSGVVGGAFEGRPAEEIEGLLPALFENGALMVGLDAVFLGVSLYFVARGVSGGIEFVAKWMMPAFFILLIAITIYGAFGGAFSQTVSYLFTFEPEKLTGEVMLAAVGQAFFSLSLGVAGMITYGSYVGRNVNLAGTSTIISGADTAVALIAGLCIFPIVFAAGLPVGSGPGLMFQTLPHAFQEMPFGSVVGLLFFIMVGFAALTSSVALLEVPTAWVIEKFRFARPLSASIVAAGAMVLGALSALSFNSLADWHPLGFIPLFEGQGFFDVLDGLTAKLLMPIGAILTALFVGWFADRKLVDMENGLSGGLHLFWLFLVRYLCPVALTAIVIVGIFPSLFE; encoded by the coding sequence ATGGCACTTACCCAATCGGGTTCGACCAGGGACGGCTGGTCTTCGCGTAGCGCATTCATTCTTGCTGCAATCGGATCGGCAGTCGGCCTGGGAAATCTCTGGCGCTTCCCCGCTGAAGCGGGAGCCAATGGCGGCGGTGCCTTCGTATTGTTCTATATCGGCTGCGTGATCCTGATCGGGCTGCCAGTGCTGCTTTCCGAAACGCTGATCGGTCGCCACGGCCAGTCATCCGCGCCTGAAAGTGTCCGCCGCGTTGCCAGTGCCTCGCGCGCCAGCCCGCACTGGGATATCCTCGCCAGCATCGGCGTCTTTTCCGCTTTCCTGATCCTTAGCTTCTACTGCGTGGTCGGCGGGTGGGTACTCTATTACATGGGCATATTCATCGGCGATATTTTCACCAGCGGCGTCGTCGGCGGTGCGTTCGAAGGCCGCCCTGCGGAAGAGATCGAGGGCCTTCTCCCGGCGCTGTTCGAGAATGGCGCGCTGATGGTGGGGCTGGACGCGGTGTTCCTTGGTGTATCGCTCTACTTCGTGGCGCGGGGCGTTTCCGGCGGGATCGAATTCGTCGCCAAATGGATGATGCCTGCCTTCTTCATCCTGCTGATCGCCATCACGATCTACGGCGCATTCGGCGGCGCTTTTTCACAGACGGTATCCTATCTTTTTACCTTCGAACCCGAAAAGCTGACCGGGGAAGTGATGCTGGCCGCAGTCGGGCAGGCTTTCTTCTCACTGTCGCTTGGGGTGGCCGGCATGATTACCTACGGCAGCTATGTCGGTCGCAACGTCAACCTGGCCGGCACTTCCACGATCATTTCCGGCGCCGATACCGCGGTTGCGCTGATCGCGGGGCTGTGCATCTTCCCCATCGTTTTCGCAGCGGGCCTGCCGGTCGGCTCCGGCCCGGGGCTGATGTTCCAGACCTTGCCGCACGCGTTCCAGGAAATGCCGTTCGGATCGGTGGTCGGTCTGCTGTTCTTCATCATGGTCGGATTTGCCGCGCTCACCAGTTCTGTTGCTTTGCTCGAAGTGCCGACAGCATGGGTTATCGAGAAGTTCCGGTTTGCCCGCCCGCTCAGCGCTTCGATCGTGGCCGCGGGGGCGATGGTACTGGGCGCGCTTTCGGCGCTTTCCTTCAACAGCTTGGCAGACTGGCATCCGCTCGGCTTCATCCCGCTGTTCGAGGGGCAGGGTTTCTTCGATGTGCTGGACGGGCTGACGGCGAAATTGCTGATGCCGATCGGCGCGATCCTTACCGCACTGTTCGTGGGTTGGTTCGCCGACCGCAAGCTGGTGGACATGGAGAACGGGTTGAGCGGAGGGTTGCACCTGTTCTGGCTGTTCCTGGTGCGCTACCTGTGCCCGGTCGCACTTACCGCTATCGTGATTGTGGGAATTTTCCCCAGCCTTTTCGAATAG
- the panB gene encoding 3-methyl-2-oxobutanoate hydroxymethyltransferase, protein MSTTFTLDTATSRANPTPQPMRRLTVPSIRARKVDGVTAEPIVMLTAYTARQAQLLDPHCDILLVGDSLGQVIYGLPSTIPVTMDMMANHAAAVVRGSYHSVVVVDMPFGAYEASPQAAFAAAAALLKASGAAAVKLEGGAAMAETVTFLVQRGIPVMGHVGLTPQAVNVLGGYGARGRSDAEAEKIVGDAKALDAAGAFAIVVEGVLEPIAIAVTENVACPTIGIGASARCDGQVLVTEDMLGMFERVPRFVKKYGDIATTIADTAAQYAAEVRERSFPGPDQLYQPKD, encoded by the coding sequence ATGTCCACCACCTTTACGCTCGACACTGCGACCAGCCGCGCCAATCCCACCCCCCAGCCGATGCGGCGGCTCACCGTGCCGAGCATCCGTGCGCGCAAGGTAGACGGGGTGACCGCGGAACCGATCGTCATGCTCACCGCCTACACTGCGCGGCAGGCACAATTGCTCGATCCGCATTGCGACATCCTGCTGGTGGGGGATTCTCTCGGTCAGGTCATCTATGGACTCCCCTCCACCATTCCGGTCACGATGGACATGATGGCCAATCACGCCGCTGCCGTGGTGCGCGGTTCGTACCATTCGGTGGTGGTGGTCGATATGCCGTTCGGTGCCTACGAAGCCTCGCCGCAGGCGGCTTTCGCGGCGGCGGCGGCCCTGCTCAAGGCCAGCGGCGCAGCGGCGGTGAAGCTGGAAGGCGGAGCGGCAATGGCTGAGACAGTGACATTCCTCGTCCAGCGCGGCATCCCGGTCATGGGCCACGTCGGCCTGACGCCGCAGGCGGTGAACGTACTCGGCGGCTATGGCGCGCGCGGGCGAAGCGATGCCGAGGCGGAGAAGATCGTCGGCGATGCCAAGGCGCTCGATGCGGCGGGCGCCTTTGCGATTGTAGTGGAAGGGGTGCTGGAACCCATTGCCATTGCCGTGACAGAGAACGTCGCGTGTCCGACGATCGGCATCGGCGCGTCAGCCCGCTGCGACGGGCAAGTTCTGGTGACCGAGGACATGCTCGGCATGTTCGAACGGGTGCCGCGTTTCGTGAAGAAATACGGCGACATCGCCACAACCATCGCCGATACCGCCGCGCAATATGCCGCCGAGGTGCGTGAGCGGAGCTTCCCCGGCCCGGACCAGCTCTATCAGCCCAAGGACTGA
- a CDS encoding bile acid:sodium symporter produces the protein MPARLFTLFDPLVRLLLLAIVLASVLPVTGEGRAVARLVSDAAIFALFLLNGLRLPRAQVLHGLRNWRFLLPLALFVFGAMGLAGWLLAGPAASVLPASVALGFLFLGVLPSTVQSATAYSSIAGGNVANSVVAAAVLNILGVFITAPLVALLASSSGPGIDLGGLERIGLILLLPFAIGQLLQSRFGSLVADRRLLFSWMDRIAIAIAVYVAFSSAVEQGIWTQIDLGSWAALLALVGVMLAFGFIGAWWLGGTLRLARPDRIAFLFAGAQKSIAMGAPLASVLFAPEAAGLVLLPVLLYHLLQMVISAPLAGRLSRTNQSLG, from the coding sequence ATGCCTGCCCGCCTGTTCACCCTCTTCGATCCGCTGGTGCGGCTGCTGTTGCTGGCGATCGTGCTGGCGAGTGTGCTGCCGGTGACGGGCGAGGGCAGGGCGGTGGCGCGGCTGGTTTCAGACGCTGCGATCTTCGCGCTGTTCCTGCTCAACGGCCTGCGCTTGCCGCGCGCGCAAGTGCTGCACGGCTTGCGCAACTGGCGCTTCCTGCTGCCGCTCGCGCTGTTCGTTTTTGGGGCGATGGGGCTCGCAGGGTGGCTGCTGGCTGGTCCTGCAGCCAGCGTCCTGCCCGCCAGCGTCGCGCTGGGGTTCTTGTTTCTCGGCGTTCTTCCATCCACTGTGCAATCGGCGACCGCCTATTCCTCGATTGCCGGAGGGAACGTGGCCAATTCGGTGGTGGCAGCGGCGGTGTTGAACATTCTGGGCGTATTCATCACCGCACCGCTGGTTGCGCTGCTGGCGAGCAGCAGCGGACCCGGGATTGACCTGGGCGGCCTGGAACGGATCGGGCTGATCCTGCTGCTGCCCTTTGCCATCGGACAGTTGTTGCAGTCGCGCTTTGGATCACTGGTGGCGGATCGGCGGCTGCTGTTCAGCTGGATGGACCGCATCGCCATCGCCATCGCCGTCTATGTCGCCTTTTCCAGCGCGGTCGAACAGGGAATATGGACGCAGATCGACCTGGGCTCTTGGGCAGCTCTTCTGGCGCTGGTCGGCGTGATGCTGGCGTTCGGCTTCATCGGGGCATGGTGGCTCGGCGGCACGCTGCGACTGGCCCGGCCAGACCGAATTGCATTCCTGTTCGCCGGAGCGCAGAAAAGCATCGCCATGGGCGCACCGCTCGCCAGCGTGCTGTTCGCGCCCGAAGCGGCGGGTCTCGTCCTCCTGCCGGTGCTGCTTTATCACCTGTTGCAGATGGTGATTTCCGCCCCCCTCGCCGGGCGGCTCAGTCGGACCAATCAGTCCTTGGGCTGA